In one Ictalurus furcatus strain D&B chromosome 28, Billie_1.0, whole genome shotgun sequence genomic region, the following are encoded:
- the amer1 gene encoding APC membrane recruitment protein 1, whose product METPTGIELPGAAAGGQRSDTISPDPQSPQTPPAGKLRKTAFKFFGGRKSICMLPSFFVGRGKSQGRWSSKMGVTKSQTYDGVSRACWEDSIRGGGDVTSAEFEFHNPNGSSDLHKAQDSFAKTQSLPRQKRGLRGLFSSIRKHRKSKNNAEAEKNAMLEMSSGETVPGKLANLGCHGDSNDSKSHVDLLEPDVPTESNSRDFTKSPAADSDACTMDETLVPEKLRSKGKAGEEEEEEKSDESQDEERQRKKKGSLVTYRQPLSADSEMARLTELHTDLPEGDPPTVSTSTDNLIFGDVSSLKSFDSLTGCGDIIADQDDVSVAESSVSGERGSRSAGKRSSCLVTYQGGGEEMATPDEVDNEYLHSLWESEGSEVCYLPSEQTVSPSSTPDQPTSSFHVTTSTSGNTSTSPLGITETVLTPTDLLTPQSDRQGSVPNSDEGYYDSTTPGADEDTRERPQQERLSRDSYSGDALYELFEPDDRLLSPPLPSKDNRGLLGGNKSKGDLLYALTSAALDSGAMETEEERLSKIQHALLCCELQNLRNPSKDQHMYCSEHSRSDANPLEGKYKSKSSEEEADHQSGSRPLQGSQALKEVLSHSGGQVQHRTLYGPTADSKLSTQVSKAVSVVEDAVLYSTQERCDASNDGSLPPIRGCSQSQEELMVCFSQALVDFTKNTRLYCNSTESLDGSESSSPFGPSLSALPAIVTFDVVDMENEGECEQPELVEEEEELASPFEAFEDDGCYLQQDAFAECDQRTFDAYEQSLLLGNAWGIASLPRHLSLGRPCPPVPAPLALNRRSRSLDTDSLELQTSELYASLVSHGHKMAASFHRRKNSADAGDLFDVVPQGRNWRQGHGCEFDSSQKDTPMSQQQQRSSRGTSWMETLSCCSSSSCQPTVRPSHLPLQAAYPNSSTARILKIGAEGDVSGDQYPCNNPPGGQWKSRPVGITQGIPHHRSDQSEATREITTRNRRT is encoded by the coding sequence ATGGAGACTCCAACGGGAATCGAGCTGCCTGGTGCAGCTGCTGGTGGCCAGCGGTCAGACACCATCTCCCCTGATCCTCAGTCGCCCCAGACGCCGCCGGCGGGGAAGCTCAGAAAGACGGCCTTCAAGTTTTTCGGAGGTCGAAAGAGCATCTGTATGCTGCCAAGCTTTTTCGTGGGAAGAGGCAAGAGTCAAGGAAGGTGGTCGTCTAAAATGGGCGTAACCAAGAGTCAGACATACGATGGTGTCAGCAGAGCATGCTGGGAAGACAGCATCAGAGGCGGCGGTGATGTGACTTCGGCGGAGTTTGAATTCCACAACCCGAACGGCTCGAGCGACCTGCACAAAGCGCAGGACAGTTTTGCGAAGACGCAGTCCCTTCCGCGACAGAAGAGAGGCCTCAGAGGTCTCTTCAGCAGCATTAGGAAGCATCGGAAAAGCAAGAACAACGCTGAAGCGGAAAAAAATGCGATGCTTGAAATGTCCTCGGGTGAAACGGTGCCTGGTAAGTTGGCAAACCTTGGTTGTCATGGTGACAGTAACGACAGCAAGAGTCACGTCGATTTGTTAGAGCCGGATGTGCCTACGGAATCCAACAGCAGGGATTTTACAAAATCGCCTGCCGCCGATAGTGATGCATGCACAATGGATGAAACACTAGTGCCTGAGAAATTAAGGAGCAAGGGGAAGGCtggggaggaagaggaagaagaaaaaagtgacGAAAGCCAAGATGAAGAGAGGCAACGAAAGAAAAAGGGCAGCCTGGTTACGTATCGGCAGCCGCTATCTGCGGACTCCGAGATGGCGCGCCTCACTGAACTACACACGGACCTACCTGAGGGAGACCCCCCTACAGTGTCCACCTCGACTGACAACTTGATCTTCGGAGATGTGTCCTCTCTGAAGAGCTTTGATTCGTTGACTGGTTGCGGTGACATCATCGCCGACCAGGATGACGTCAGTGTTGCGGAGAGTTCGGTATCAGGCGAGCGAGGAAGTCGTAGTGCTGGCAAGCGCAGCTCCTGCCTTGTTACTTATCAGGGTGGTGGAGAGGAGATGGCAACTCCGGATGAAGTGGACAACGAGTACCTGCACAGCCTGTGGGAGTCGGAGGGCAGCGAGGTGTGCTACCTACCGTCGGAGCAGACCGTCAGCCCGTCGTCCACTCCCGATCAGCCGACCAGTTCCTTCCATGTCACGACCAGCACTAGTGGCAACACCAGCACTAGTCCTTTGGGAATCACGGAAACGGTCCTTACACCTACTGATCTTCTGACTCCCCAGAGTGACCGACAGGGATCGGTGCCAAACAGTGATGAGGGTTACTATGATTCCACAACGCCTGGAGCTGATGAGGACACTCGTGAACGTCCACAACAGGAAAGACTTTCCCGGGACAGCTACAGCGGCGATGCCCTTTACGAACTTTTTGAGCCTGATGATAGATTGCTCAGTCCGCCTCTACCTTCTAAAGACAATCGAGGGTTGCTGGGTGGAAACAAAAGCAAAGGAGATCTTCTTTATGCCTTGACATCTGCTGCCTTGGATTCTGGTGCCATGGAGACGGAGGAGGAGCGTCTCAGTAAGATCCAGCATGCCTTGCTGTGTTGCGAGTTGCAGAACCTGAGAAACCCATCCAAAGATCAGCATATGTATTGTAGCGAACATTCACGCAGTGACGCAAACCCTCTTGAGGGGAAGTACAAAAGCAAAAgctcagaagaagaagcagaccaTCAATCTGGATCCAGACCACTGCAAGGATCCCAAGCCTTAAAAGAGGTTTTGTCTCATAGCGGGGGTCAGGTGCAGCACAGAACCTTGTACGGACCTACTGCCGATTCGAAGTTAAGTACACAAGTCTCAAAGGCAGTGAGCGTTGTAGAAGATGCAGTATTGTATTCCACGCAAGAAAGGTGCGATGCTTCAAACGATGGCTCTTTACCGCCCATTAGAGGCTGCAGCCAATCACAGGAGGAGCTAATGGTCTGTTTCTCGCAAGCGTTGGTTGATTTTACCAAAAACACCAGACTTTATTGCAACTCCACAGAGAGTCTGGACGGTTCGGAATCTAGCTCACCGTTTGGACCGAGCCTAAGTGCTCTTCCTGCCATTGTCACTTTCGATGTGGTTGACATGGAGAATGAGGGTGAGTGTGAACAGCCAGAGCTTgtagaggaagaggaggagttgGCATCCCCGTTTGAGGCGTTCGAAGATGACGGCTGCTACTTGCAGCAGGACGCTTTTGCCGAGTGCGATCAGAGAACCTTTGATGCCTACGAGCAAAGTTTGTTGCTTGGCAACGCTTGGGGTATCGCAAGCCTTCCCCGTCACCTTAGCCTGGGCCGTCCATGCCCTCCGGTTCCCGCACCGCTCGCTCTGAACCGACGTAGCCGCTCTCTGGATACGGATAGTCTCGAGCTCCAGACCAGCGAGCTTTATGCGTCCCTCGTTTCCCATGGCCATAAGATGGCCGCTTCCTTCCACCGCAGGAAAAATAGCGCCGACGCAGGAGACCTTTTTGACGTTGTTCCACAAGGAAGGAACTGGAGACAGGGGCATGGCTGTGAATTTGACTCTTCCCAGAAGGATACCCCCATGTCTCAGCAGCAACAAAGATCCTCACGTGGTACCTCTTGGATGGAAACGCTGTCGTGTTGTTCTAGTTCTAGCTGTCAGCCAACAGTTAGACCTTCGCACCTCCCCCTACAGGCTGCTTATCCTAATAGCAGCACAGCACGGATCCTGAAAATCGGTGCTGAAGGAGATGTTTCGGGTGATCAGTACCCTTGTAATAATCCTCCAGGGGGACAGTGGAAAAGTCGACCAGTTGGTATCACCCAGGGTATACCTCATCACcgatctgaccaatcagaggctACAAGAGAGATCACGACCAGGAATAGGAGGACATAG